The genomic stretch CATCTGCCATCACtgcagaccctgctcctgccttcCCTGTGGCCAGAGAGCCTCTGTTTTCTAACACACAACACCCACACGCCCCAAAGGTGGCTAAACTCTATTTTCAGAATTTCTCAGCAGTTTGACATGAGCAGTAGGAGACGGTGACCACAAATAAATTTTTCAGTTAAATGTGAGATGGGTCCTAATGATCACATGTGTATCAATGATGCAGTTTTTTCAagcaaaagaataataaactTTATGAAAGGAATAAAGACCATGATCTTTCAAGAAAGCTTTTCTAAAACTTTCTACATTTGAAGTTCTTTTACTTAAATCTCAGTCTGGTGATGATGTGTTTGGGGAGTGGTAAGTTGGAGGTTTGGGGGCTATTTTTTCTGCCTCTGTAGCTATTTAAAAAGCTGCAGAGGCCAGTTGCTGAGCGTCCCCACTTCTTGCAGCACTTCCGTCCCCCGAGCTCCCTTGTATTACaagcagaaaataacaagcaAATAACAGTTTGGGATTGATTGGGTGTTGAGAGTCCATGAAGAGTCGAAGTGCAGAGGTGGCCACACTCCTGCACAGTGGTAGCTCCCTGGCTCCCTGAGAACCCTGCCCTGGtgtccttttgcttctttttctctgcttttctccagCACTCCCCTCTAACATGAGCAGTGGAAACAGCTCACATTGTAGCTTCAACTTAACGACATCTCTGACTTTCCCTTTTGCCTACTGGGTTAATTTATTTTGACTGTCCAAATGTGTGCTGTCAGCCACTGTCCCTTGAGATTGTCCCCAGCACCAAATGGAACCATCCTGCCTGGGCTGGGTGTCTTAAGCAGGCCACAtgtctttcctcccttttcaAGGACTCTGGAAAATCATTTTACAAACTCTGCCTTTGTGTTCTTCTTgtaattctttctttcacttgttCTAGGTGAGAAGCGCCACTGCTTTGACGTCAACTATAATCCTAGCTATATGTACGAGAAAGAGAGTGAGATAATACAGACCCGGATGATGGATCAAGCCATCAATAATGCCATCACCTATCTTGGTGCCGAAGCCCTGCGCCCCTTGGTCCAGACACCACCTGCTCCCACCTCAGAGATGGTTCCAGTTATCAGCAGCATGTATCCCATAGCCCTCACCCGTGCCGAGATGCCAAATGGTGCCCCCCAGGACCTAGAAAAGAAGAATATCCACCTGCCAGAGAAGAGCCTGCCTTCTGAAAGAGGTCTCTCCCCCAACAATAGTGGCCATGACTCCACGGACACTGATAGCAACCATGAAGAACTCCAGAATCACATCTACCAGCAAAACCACATGGTCCCCCCGAGGGCCCGCAATGGGATGCCGCTTCTGAAGGAGGTCCCCCGCTCTTATGAACTCCTCAAGCCCCCACCCATCTGTCCAAGAGACTCGGTCAAAGTGATCAACAAAGAAGGGGAGGTGATGGATGTGTATCGGTGTGACCACTGTCGAGTCCTCTTCCTGGATTATGTGATGTTCACTATTCACATGGGTTGCCACGGCTTTCGTGACCCTTTTGAGTGTAACATGTGTGGATATCGAAGCCATGACCGGTATGAGTTCTCATCTCACATAGCCAGAGGAGAGCACAGAGCCATGCTGAAGTGAACATCTGGTCCCAGAGATGATTTACGCCTGAGCATTTGACATCATTTGTAAAAACCGACACCTCACCTAACAAGTTATTCTCCAAAATAACCCAATTCCAAACTCCTTTCCATACCATTTTTAGTGTCCAAAGTGTCATGTTCCCATGGGCAACAGGGAAATGCTGTCTTCATTCAGAACTTGTTTGCAGATACATCATGTTATCATTTTTGTGAGACATTTGTTTTCTCATCAGGGAGCTGaatttttatgatatttaaaaGCCAGTGAAGTATTTGGTCATTATCTTTTGCAGCAATGGAACAAGCAGTCCTTGGAGTTTGTTGCCAGTCAAAAGAATCCCCCAGTTGTGCTGCATGAGACATTCTTTCCAAGATACATCTGCCATATGTGGAAAAGCCTTTTGGTCATACGCCCAGGTCCACAAAGAAGAGCTCACCAGTTCACCTCTCTGGGAAGCCATGCCCTTCTGCACTTAACACAGGCTGAAAGTCTAGGATATAATCTCCTCATCCCAATAGCAGGGAAAAGAACAGCCATAAAATAAGTATCTGTTACCAGTTACTGAAGACTCCAGTCTCCAAGCAGCAGACCCATTTCTTatcacacaaggaaaaaaaattaagtcatttgaTGATACTTCTGCTTCAACCCTTTTACCCTCCCATATCAGTTAAAAAGGTGCTTTGGGTTAAACCAGTCATCTATAGGAGAAATTCTATACCAGAAGAATTAATGGTTTTAAACATAGACCATCACTAAAACTCCACGAAGTTGTCCATTATGGATGATGGCATCCATTTCCTGTGACCGAGATCGGTAGAACTGGACTCTGACGGAGAAATGGTTTAGCAGcaccctgggaggaggggaggggcagctaCTTGAAAGTTCTTGGTCTCCTTCATGGAGCATTAGTATACAGACCTAAAGCAAATttgccaatgattttttttttttttttgacagaaaaccaaacaatccaaaaGCCTGACTtagtctccccctccccacaggaGAGGAATCAGGGACAGACATCATGAGTGTTGTTTGGGTCAGTGCCAAGCTTCCTGAAGAGGTGAGGAGGGGCGCACTTCTGCTGACAGGTTCTCCTTGATCAAGCCAGGTGGGGTTTTCTCCCCGTTTTAAGTGGAGCTGCTGTATGCCAGGAAGATTCCTGAAAGTCAGATCTTGGTCCTGCAGATGTATTGGCCAGCTTTATGGTTAATTATGAGAGATAGGCTATCAAGGAAAAGTGCAGGGATAATTGTAAAATTAGTACTGCAGTAGGGGTCCCAAAATCTGTTTGCGAATTCCATATTGGCTGCTAATTAGctatatgactttgggcaaatcactaaACTCTTAAAACTAAGTCTCTTCAACCATAAAATGAGAGTTGGGCTTAGACACTctctaaggtcccttccagcttcAAATGTATGTGATTATGCTGTAACCCCAGTTACCTTTTAAGCCTTTTAATGTATGGGTATTAAGCAGGAGAATATGTATATGAATACCTGTTTCACATTTCTTTGGTGTGAAAATGGTAGtgttaaatttttcctttaaCCACTGAGTTGTGAATGTGAAGAGAATGGTGGAGAAGAACAAAAAACAGGAAGGTATTTTGATCTTGCCCCAAAGTGTACACACAGAGTGGCACCTGCAACTGCTTgccaaagccattttttttttttc from Ursus arctos isolate Adak ecotype North America unplaced genomic scaffold, UrsArc2.0 scaffold_24, whole genome shotgun sequence encodes the following:
- the IKZF3 gene encoding zinc finger protein Aiolos isoform X2, with amino-acid sequence MGSERALVLDRLASNVAKRKSSMPQKFIGEKRHCFDVNYNPSYMYEKESEIIQTRMMDQAINNAITYLGAEALRPLVQTPPAPTSEMVPVISSMYPIALTRAEMPNGAPQDLEKKNIHLPEKSLPSERGLSPNNSGHDSTDTDSNHEELQNHIYQQNHMVPPRARNGMPLLKEVPRSYELLKPPPICPRDSVKVINKEGEVMDVYRCDHCRVLFLDYVMFTIHMGCHGFRDPFECNMCGYRSHDRYEFSSHIARGEHRAMLK